The Pseudomonas extremaustralis genome contains a region encoding:
- a CDS encoding metal ABC transporter permease, with product MSYEAFRLMVQGWASSGYLPEALAYGFVVNALLAGLLIGPVLGGLGTLVVVKRFAFFSEAVGHAALTGVAVGILLGEPYTGPYGSLFGYCLLFGILLNYLRNRTGLAPDTLIGVFLSVSLALGASLLLILAGKINVHILENVLFGSVLTVNGNDLLVLAIVGSLVMALALPLYNRIMLASFNPQLAAVRGVAVKTLDYLFVILVTLITVAAVKVIGAILVGALLVIPAAAARLLSQSLKGFFWISVLIATLSTLCGILLPIIFDLPVPSGAAIILMAGIAFAGAAIARGTVPSLKGNLG from the coding sequence ATGAGTTATGAAGCGTTTCGCCTGATGGTCCAGGGCTGGGCCTCTTCCGGCTATCTGCCGGAGGCGCTGGCCTATGGTTTTGTGGTCAACGCCCTGCTCGCGGGCCTGCTGATCGGGCCGGTGCTGGGCGGCCTGGGCACCCTGGTGGTGGTCAAGCGCTTTGCGTTTTTCTCTGAAGCAGTCGGCCACGCCGCACTGACCGGCGTGGCCGTGGGTATTCTGCTCGGGGAACCCTACACCGGGCCTTATGGCAGCTTGTTCGGCTACTGCCTGTTGTTCGGCATCCTGCTCAACTACCTGCGCAACCGCACGGGGCTGGCGCCGGACACCTTGATCGGCGTGTTCCTGTCGGTGTCCCTGGCCTTGGGTGCAAGCCTGCTGCTGATCCTGGCGGGCAAGATAAACGTGCATATCCTCGAGAACGTACTGTTCGGCTCGGTGCTGACAGTCAACGGCAACGACCTGCTGGTGCTGGCGATTGTCGGTTCGCTGGTGATGGCCCTGGCGCTGCCGCTGTACAACCGCATCATGCTCGCCAGTTTCAATCCGCAACTGGCAGCGGTGCGCGGTGTGGCGGTGAAGACCCTGGATTACCTGTTCGTGATCCTGGTGACGCTGATCACCGTGGCCGCAGTCAAGGTGATCGGCGCGATCCTGGTGGGCGCGCTGCTGGTGATTCCGGCTGCGGCGGCGCGCCTGTTGAGCCAGTCGCTCAAGGGTTTCTTCTGGATCTCGGTACTGATCGCCACCCTCAGCACCTTGTGCGGCATCCTGCTGCCGATCATCTTCGACCTGCCTGTACCGTCCGGCGCCGCGATCATCCTGATGGCCGGCATCGCCTTCGCCGGTGCCGCCATCGCGCGCGGCACCGTGCCTAGCCTTAAAGGGAATCTCGGATAA
- a CDS encoding UTRA domain-containing protein, producing the protein MRDEAIKAVTSIGLALQEQIDHGLLPPASKLPAERKLSELFGTTRITVREALLQLEAQGQIYREERRGWFVSPPRLAYNLMQRSHFHAMVSDQGRVASTEVISARLQPASAAVCAWLQLPALSSVIQICRRRRIDGRLVLYVEHYLNPQYFPGILACDLNQSMTELYARKYDLHYGRVRFEIVPTSLPVEAAAALRVSVGSPGLRIARVNYDQHQRLIDCDLEFWRHDAIHVGVDVV; encoded by the coding sequence ATGCGTGATGAGGCAATCAAGGCGGTGACATCCATCGGTCTGGCGCTGCAAGAGCAGATCGACCACGGCCTGTTGCCGCCTGCAAGCAAACTGCCCGCCGAGCGCAAGCTCAGCGAGTTGTTTGGTACCACTCGGATTACGGTGCGGGAAGCCTTGTTACAACTGGAAGCTCAAGGCCAGATTTATCGCGAGGAACGCCGTGGCTGGTTTGTCTCGCCGCCGCGCCTGGCCTACAACCTGATGCAGCGCAGTCACTTTCACGCCATGGTCAGCGACCAGGGGCGGGTGGCGTCGACCGAGGTGATCTCTGCGCGGCTGCAACCGGCGTCGGCGGCGGTGTGTGCGTGGTTGCAGTTGCCGGCGTTGTCCAGCGTGATCCAGATCTGCCGGCGTCGGCGGATCGATGGGCGGCTCGTGTTGTACGTGGAGCACTACCTGAACCCGCAGTATTTCCCAGGAATATTGGCGTGCGATTTGAACCAGTCGATGACCGAGCTGTACGCCCGCAAGTACGACTTGCACTACGGGCGGGTGCGTTTCGAAATCGTGCCGACCTCACTGCCGGTGGAGGCTGCCGCCGCGCTGCGGGTCTCGGTGGGCAGCCCCGGCTTGCGTATTGCCAGGGTCAATTACGACCAGCACCAGCGCTTGATCGACTGCGACCTGGAGTTCTGGCGGCATGATGCGATTCATGTGGGCGTGGATGTGGTGTGA
- a CDS encoding metal ABC transporter ATP-binding protein — MSVAQQLKVASVGPTLDFDKVSLTLGRTTILDDVSFQVEPGSIHALVGPNGGGKSSLIKTLLGQTPHQGRLSLQWPATPGTIGYVPQALEFDRGLPMTVDDFMAAMCQRRPAFLGVSRHYAAAIGEALERVGMQDKRKRRMGALSGGERQRVLLAQGLIPAPQLLVLDEPMSALDEAGIQVFERLLNDWRLAGITVLWIEHDLEAVGRLADRVTGLNRRVLFDATPKEALTPDRLLTLFSTHPRSPVQ; from the coding sequence ATGAGCGTCGCGCAACAGCTCAAAGTCGCCAGCGTTGGCCCGACGCTCGACTTCGACAAGGTCTCACTGACCCTCGGCCGTACCACGATCCTCGACGACGTGAGCTTCCAGGTCGAGCCGGGCAGCATCCACGCACTGGTGGGCCCGAACGGCGGCGGCAAAAGCTCGCTGATCAAGACCCTGCTGGGGCAAACACCACACCAGGGTCGATTGAGCCTGCAGTGGCCGGCCACGCCCGGCACTATCGGTTATGTGCCCCAGGCGCTGGAGTTCGACCGGGGCCTGCCGATGACCGTCGATGATTTCATGGCTGCCATGTGCCAGCGGCGCCCGGCATTTCTCGGTGTGTCCCGGCATTACGCCGCCGCGATTGGCGAGGCCCTGGAACGCGTCGGCATGCAGGACAAACGCAAGCGCCGCATGGGCGCGCTGTCCGGTGGTGAGCGTCAGCGTGTGCTGTTGGCCCAGGGCCTGATCCCGGCGCCGCAACTGCTGGTGCTGGATGAACCGATGTCGGCCCTCGATGAAGCCGGCATCCAGGTGTTCGAACGCTTGCTCAATGACTGGCGCCTGGCCGGGATCACCGTGCTGTGGATCGAACATGACCTGGAAGCCGTGGGCCGCCTGGCCGACCGCGTCACCGGGCTGAACCGCCGCGTGCTGTTCGATGCCACGCCCAAAGAGGCCCTGACCCCGGACCGCCTGCTGACCCTGTTCTCCACCCACCCTCGGAGCCCGGTGCAATGA
- a CDS encoding metal ABC transporter solute-binding protein, Zn/Mn family — translation MRPLLRPLALAIACLISASALAVDGFDTKDFKANHGLGHAALTQTKKPLTVLASLPITYGLAEVLLKGTDVQLQRAAPANLPGSRQVSYFTGRGAPALSQLAVGADAAIGLRSLWADDPLYPVARRSNIRIVEVDAARPVDGGLPGIAVQPGMTDGLNSQPWQSSNNMGRMADVMAADLSRLAPNAKPKIDANLAALKQRLLKLTADSETRLAEVDNLSVVSLSDHFAYLVSSLNLEVVSTDARPDADWTPEALQKLSADLKNNEVAVVLHHRQPAEALKAAVMASGAQLLVLNVDGAEPVTELETNVDQVIKALTPD, via the coding sequence ATGCGCCCCCTACTTCGCCCGCTGGCCTTGGCCATTGCCTGCTTGATCAGTGCTTCGGCGCTAGCCGTCGACGGGTTCGACACCAAGGACTTCAAAGCCAACCACGGCCTCGGCCACGCCGCCCTGACCCAGACGAAAAAACCGCTCACGGTCCTGGCCTCGCTGCCCATCACTTATGGGCTGGCCGAGGTGCTGCTCAAGGGTACCGATGTGCAATTGCAACGCGCCGCGCCGGCCAACCTGCCCGGTTCGCGACAGGTGTCGTACTTCACCGGACGTGGCGCGCCGGCCCTGAGCCAGTTGGCGGTGGGTGCCGACGCCGCCATCGGCCTGCGCTCGCTGTGGGCGGATGATCCGCTCTACCCGGTGGCACGCCGCAGCAATATCCGCATCGTCGAAGTCGACGCCGCCCGCCCGGTGGACGGCGGTCTGCCAGGGATCGCCGTGCAACCGGGCATGACCGATGGACTGAACAGCCAACCGTGGCAATCGAGCAACAATATGGGACGCATGGCCGATGTGATGGCCGCCGACCTGAGCCGCCTGGCGCCCAACGCCAAGCCGAAGATCGACGCCAACCTCGCCGCCCTCAAGCAGCGCCTGCTCAAGCTCACGGCGGACAGCGAAACGCGATTGGCCGAGGTGGACAACCTCAGCGTGGTGAGCCTGAGCGATCACTTCGCCTATCTGGTCAGCAGCCTGAACCTGGAAGTGGTGAGTACCGACGCACGCCCCGACGCCGACTGGACGCCCGAAGCGTTACAGAAACTCAGCGCCGACTTGAAGAACAACGAAGTGGCCGTGGTGTTGCACCATCGCCAGCCGGCTGAAGCGCTGAAAGCCGCCGTCATGGCGAGCGGTGCGCAACTGTTGGTGCTGAACGTCGATGGTGCGGAACCGGTGACAGAGCTGGAAACCAATGTGGATCAGGTAATCAAGGCGCTCACACCAGACTGA